In Legionella sp. PATHC035, a genomic segment contains:
- a CDS encoding MFS transporter: MKNAPLSSRSLLALSLMIFFIADIQGGIGPILSIYLRSNLGWDTSQVGIALATTGIVGVLFQIPSGMLVDALRFKRSLIAFACTCIILSCVILLSQTSLYFIIAAQSLVGLASSLIPPSIAAISLGLVGKDLFPQRVSMNESIVHAGTVIAMIIIGLLAQLYGHSWIVYGTIMFSVLALMPIPFINANEINYSAARELPLIQNSNNEPQAEPVNLLELAQSKSILIFFSAVIVFHFANAAQLPLVGQELAKINPDSDSLFMAGCIVLAQVVMVVVAFSLGFIIDKIGRKPIFLCSFIFLIVRSLLFSITESSFYLLIIQLLDGISAGIFGVVAVVIVSDLASGTGRFNFLLGTLGLCVGIGSSLSNIIAGFIAKSYGFHVGFISLSFVAAMGLILYTFTMQETKALRDND; the protein is encoded by the coding sequence GTGAAAAACGCACCATTATCGAGCCGTAGTTTGCTTGCATTAAGCCTGATGATATTTTTCATTGCCGATATCCAAGGGGGCATTGGTCCTATTCTCTCCATTTATTTACGCTCCAATTTAGGATGGGACACTAGCCAGGTCGGTATCGCGCTCGCTACAACCGGTATTGTTGGCGTATTGTTTCAAATTCCAAGTGGCATGCTGGTTGATGCGCTTCGATTTAAGCGATCGCTGATAGCCTTTGCCTGTACTTGTATTATTTTAAGCTGCGTCATTTTGTTAAGCCAAACTTCTTTATATTTCATTATTGCCGCGCAATCCCTTGTTGGCTTGGCCTCCAGCCTGATCCCTCCGTCAATTGCAGCGATATCATTGGGCTTGGTGGGTAAAGACTTATTTCCCCAAAGAGTCAGTATGAATGAATCCATCGTTCATGCAGGAACCGTTATTGCTATGATCATCATCGGATTATTGGCCCAATTATATGGGCACTCTTGGATAGTATATGGCACCATCATGTTTTCAGTCCTGGCATTAATGCCAATCCCATTTATCAATGCAAATGAAATAAACTATTCTGCAGCCAGGGAACTGCCCCTGATACAAAATAGCAATAATGAACCACAAGCCGAACCGGTTAACTTGTTAGAACTTGCACAATCAAAATCAATTCTTATCTTTTTTAGCGCAGTAATTGTTTTTCATTTTGCGAATGCAGCGCAATTACCGTTGGTTGGCCAAGAGCTGGCAAAAATTAATCCTGATAGTGATTCGCTCTTTATGGCAGGTTGCATTGTCTTAGCACAAGTCGTTATGGTAGTAGTTGCCTTTTCCTTGGGATTCATAATCGATAAAATAGGCCGTAAGCCCATTTTTTTATGTTCATTTATCTTTTTAATCGTACGCTCCCTTTTATTTTCAATCACAGAAAGTTCCTTTTATTTACTGATTATCCAGTTGTTAGATGGCATTAGCGCCGGGATTTTTGGCGTAGTGGCCGTGGTTATCGTTTCTGATTTAGCAAGTGGAACCGGGCGATTTAATTTTTTATTGGGTACTCTTGGATTATGCGTAGGCATCGGTTCATCACTGAGTAACATTATTGCAGGATTCATTGCAAAAAGTTACGGATTTCATGTGGGATTTATTTCACTATCTTTTGTTGCCGCAATGGGATTGATCCTCTATACCTTTACCATGCAAGAAACCAAGGCACTGCGTGATAATGATTGA
- a CDS encoding GIY-YIG nuclease family protein has translation MSEKSYWVYILQCNNQSYYTGYTDNLERRFQEHLSGKGSKYTRSFKPLAIAQSWEIKGGKLIAMRIERYIKKLSKHQKEQLVLNPYSDTLINSLSLEVSG, from the coding sequence ATGTCTGAGAAAAGCTATTGGGTTTACATTTTGCAGTGCAACAACCAAAGTTATTACACAGGATATACCGATAATCTCGAAAGACGTTTTCAAGAGCACCTCTCAGGTAAAGGCAGTAAATATACGCGAAGCTTTAAACCGCTCGCCATTGCTCAAAGCTGGGAGATAAAAGGAGGCAAACTCATCGCCATGCGCATCGAACGCTACATTAAAAAACTTTCTAAACACCAAAAAGAGCAACTGGTGCTCAATCCTTATTCTGATACGCTAATCAATAGTTTATCCCTTGAAGTTTCAGGGTAA
- a CDS encoding fumarylacetoacetate hydrolase family protein, whose product MPIDKIVCVGKNYLEHAKELGDPIPEKPVLFLKPPSVLKQASSWGAHLHVDFPNEDNAVQPECEIVLRIACDGYKMTHEEARNAIADITLGLDMTLRARQSELKKQGHPWTTAKVFKDAAVLGPWIASHQFQDYMNTEFQLLIDGAPKQRAQGADMMMRPEDLLVYISQFFPLKSGDIIYTGTPAGVTSISKGTTAELQWGDYSYRVTWE is encoded by the coding sequence ATGCCCATAGACAAAATCGTTTGTGTAGGAAAAAATTATCTGGAGCATGCCAAGGAGCTTGGCGACCCAATACCAGAAAAACCGGTATTGTTTTTAAAACCACCCAGTGTCCTCAAACAAGCCTCTAGCTGGGGTGCGCATCTCCATGTTGATTTTCCCAATGAAGACAACGCCGTACAACCTGAATGTGAAATTGTTCTACGCATAGCCTGTGATGGCTATAAAATGACCCATGAAGAGGCTCGCAACGCAATTGCGGACATCACCCTTGGTCTGGATATGACGTTAAGAGCACGTCAATCTGAACTGAAAAAACAAGGTCATCCCTGGACTACGGCCAAGGTATTTAAAGATGCGGCTGTCCTGGGTCCATGGATTGCCTCTCATCAGTTTCAGGATTATATGAATACTGAATTTCAACTGCTGATTGATGGCGCGCCTAAGCAACGTGCTCAAGGAGCAGACATGATGATGCGGCCTGAAGATTTATTAGTGTATATCAGCCAGTTTTTTCCCTTAAAATCAGGGGACATTATCTATACAGGAACCCCTGCAGGAGTGACCTCAATATCAAAAGGCACGACAGCGGAATTACAATGGGGTGATTACTCATACCGCGTTACCTGGGAGTAG